A window of the Blastopirellula sediminis genome harbors these coding sequences:
- a CDS encoding class I SAM-dependent DNA methyltransferase, whose amino-acid sequence MNTQDIVAKLWNLCHVLRDDGITYHEYVTELTYLLFLKMMKETGQEGMLPDGYRWDDLAQLDGVDQLGFYRALLVHLGNEGAGRIQAIFHDANTSLRQPKNLAKLVSDIDKLDWYSAREEGLGDLYEGLLEKNASEKKSGAGQYFTPRPLIECMVNCLQPQPGEVIQDPAAGTGGFLIQADRYIKQRSDELFDLPEKLQDFQRRQAFVGVELVPDTHRLLLMNAMLHGIDSDPKLGDTLSPDGMQLPKADLVLTNPPFGTKRGGGRPTRDDFTFVTGNKQLAFLQHIYRTLKPGGRAGVVLPDNVLFEEGIGTKIRADLMEKCNLHTILRLPTGIFYAQGVKTNVLFFTRGKTDAGNTKQVWVYDLRANMPSFGVRTPLTHGHFAEFEKCYGKKADGTSKRTDQGEEGRFRCFTRELIDKRGDNLDLSWLKDENASDHDDLPEPDEIAAAIRERLQLALEEIDALATILKEKPEVGA is encoded by the coding sequence ATGAACACCCAAGACATCGTCGCCAAGCTCTGGAACCTCTGTCATGTCCTTCGCGACGACGGCATTACTTACCACGAATACGTTACCGAGCTGACCTATCTTCTCTTCCTCAAGATGATGAAGGAGACCGGTCAGGAGGGGATGCTTCCTGACGGTTATCGCTGGGACGATCTCGCTCAGCTTGATGGCGTCGATCAGCTCGGTTTTTATCGGGCTCTCCTCGTTCATCTCGGCAACGAAGGCGCCGGCCGGATTCAGGCGATTTTTCATGACGCCAATACGTCGCTCCGGCAGCCGAAGAACCTGGCCAAGCTTGTCAGCGATATCGACAAGCTTGATTGGTACTCGGCTCGCGAAGAGGGGCTCGGCGATCTCTACGAAGGGCTTCTCGAGAAGAACGCCAGCGAGAAGAAGTCGGGCGCCGGCCAGTACTTCACCCCGCGTCCGCTGATCGAGTGCATGGTCAACTGCCTGCAGCCGCAGCCCGGCGAGGTGATCCAAGATCCGGCAGCCGGCACCGGCGGCTTTTTGATTCAGGCCGACCGCTACATCAAACAGCGGTCCGACGAGTTGTTCGATCTCCCTGAGAAGCTGCAAGACTTTCAGCGCCGCCAGGCGTTCGTCGGCGTCGAACTGGTCCCCGATACCCATCGCCTCCTCCTGATGAACGCGATGCTGCACGGCATCGACAGCGATCCGAAGCTCGGCGATACCCTCTCGCCCGACGGCATGCAGCTTCCTAAGGCTGACCTGGTCCTGACCAATCCGCCGTTCGGCACCAAACGGGGCGGCGGCCGCCCGACCCGCGACGATTTCACCTTCGTCACCGGCAACAAACAGCTCGCCTTCCTGCAGCATATCTATCGCACCCTCAAGCCCGGCGGCCGGGCCGGCGTCGTCTTGCCCGACAACGTCCTGTTCGAGGAAGGGATCGGAACCAAGATCCGGGCCGACCTGATGGAGAAGTGCAATCTCCACACTATCCTGCGACTACCGACCGGTATCTTCTACGCCCAAGGGGTCAAGACCAACGTCCTCTTCTTCACCCGCGGCAAAACCGACGCCGGCAATACGAAACAGGTCTGGGTCTACGACCTACGGGCCAACATGCCGTCGTTCGGCGTCCGAACTCCCCTGACGCATGGGCACTTCGCCGAGTTCGAGAAATGCTACGGCAAGAAGGCGGATGGAACCAGCAAGCGAACCGACCAGGGAGAGGAAGGGCGCTTCCGCTGTTTTACGCGGGAGCTGATCGACAAACGGGGCGATAATCTTGATCTAAGTTGGTTGAAAGACGAGAACGCCAGTGATCACGATGATTTGCCCGAACCGGATGAAATTGCCGCGGCGATTCGGGAGCGACTGCAATTGGCCCTGGAAGAAATTGATGCGCTCGCGACAATTTTGAAGGAGAAACCGGAGGTGGGTGCGTGA
- a CDS encoding restriction endonuclease subunit S: MSRWKIPATWKWTTAEKIADIVAGGTPPSKDPTNFARNGISWITPADLTGYVHAYIGRGKRCLSEKGLAASSARVLPVGTVLFTSRAPIGYCAIAENPIATNQGFKNLVLKNDIQPEYVRHYLLASKAYAESISSGTTFKELSSTRMKNFDIPVAPTGEQRRIVEKIDALQDRSRKAREALSEVGPLLEQFRQSLLAAAFRGDLTADWRAQNPNVEPASELLKRIRKERRQKWEEAELAKYEAKGKQPPKGWQEKYKEPDPVDESELPELPAGSLALGIAV; this comes from the coding sequence GTGAGTCGATGGAAAATCCCTGCAACATGGAAGTGGACTACGGCGGAGAAAATTGCAGACATAGTCGCGGGAGGAACGCCACCATCGAAAGATCCGACGAATTTTGCAAGGAATGGTATTTCGTGGATCACGCCGGCAGATCTTACGGGTTACGTTCACGCTTACATTGGAAGAGGGAAGCGATGTCTATCCGAGAAGGGGTTGGCTGCGTCTAGCGCCAGAGTCTTGCCGGTGGGAACGGTACTCTTTACGTCCCGTGCTCCAATTGGGTATTGCGCGATAGCCGAAAACCCAATTGCCACGAACCAGGGATTCAAGAATCTCGTTTTAAAGAACGACATTCAGCCTGAGTATGTACGCCACTACCTTTTGGCATCTAAAGCGTATGCTGAATCGATTTCAAGTGGGACGACATTTAAGGAGTTGTCGTCGACTCGAATGAAGAATTTCGATATTCCCGTTGCACCGACAGGAGAGCAACGTCGAATCGTCGAAAAAATCGATGCCCTTCAAGACCGCAGCCGAAAGGCACGCGAGGCGCTTTCTGAGGTAGGGCCGCTGTTGGAGCAGTTCCGCCAAAGCCTGCTGGCCGCCGCCTTCCGCGGCGACCTGACCGCCGACTGGCGAGCCCAAAACCCCAACGTCGAACCAGCCAGCGAACTGCTGAAACGAATCCGCAAAGAGCGCCGCCAGAAATGGGAAGAAGCCGAACTGGCGAAGTACGAAGCGAAAGGAAAACAACCGCCCAAAGGCTGGCAGGAGAAGTACAAAGAACCGGATCCGGTGGATGAGTCGGAGCTGCCGGAACTGCCGGCGGGTTCTCTCGCTCTGGGGATCGCCGTTTGA
- a CDS encoding bifunctional DNA primase/polymerase encodes MYRAARAYRDAGLSFIPISRDRKKQPAFDKLPKVWSDSRNKYSRSWAEFKGRQPTLQAIRDWFRSDSPHDAECGLAIVGGRVSGNLEILDLDTFDLVDPFKRLIEKKCPGLLERLIGVKTPRPGLHLYYRCETIGGSQKLARIPASDEASVWKTIIETKGEGGYCLAPPSPKDCHPTQTHYCFETDMDFTKIPTISLAERQLLLDVARSFDKYEPPRAGPVNRLLGTKADVFHSDRPGDDFNSRGDWRTILQQHGWRFAGSGNADAEHWTRPGKSNGCSATTNYEKSGVLYVFSQNAHPFEADKGYSKFHAYALLEHGGDFTAAARDLARQGYGKRPTVLRIPRRSTPAPSRLRRRFR; translated from the coding sequence ATGTATCGTGCCGCTAGAGCTTATCGCGACGCCGGACTATCGTTCATTCCGATCTCCAGGGATAGGAAGAAACAGCCGGCGTTCGATAAGTTGCCAAAGGTCTGGTCCGATAGCCGTAACAAGTATTCTCGATCCTGGGCAGAGTTCAAAGGCCGCCAGCCAACCCTTCAGGCGATACGTGACTGGTTTCGATCCGATTCGCCGCACGACGCTGAATGTGGTCTGGCCATCGTTGGCGGTCGCGTGAGCGGAAACCTGGAGATTCTCGACTTGGATACTTTCGACCTTGTAGATCCGTTTAAGCGGCTCATTGAGAAAAAGTGCCCGGGATTATTGGAGAGACTGATCGGGGTCAAAACGCCTCGACCGGGGCTTCATCTCTACTACCGCTGCGAAACGATCGGAGGTAGCCAGAAGCTCGCTCGCATTCCGGCTTCGGACGAGGCTTCCGTTTGGAAGACGATAATTGAGACAAAAGGGGAAGGAGGTTACTGCCTGGCGCCTCCCTCTCCAAAGGACTGTCATCCGACGCAAACGCACTACTGTTTTGAAACCGACATGGATTTCACCAAGATTCCTACGATATCTCTCGCGGAACGCCAATTGCTGCTGGATGTGGCCCGCTCGTTCGACAAATACGAGCCTCCAAGAGCAGGACCAGTGAATCGACTTTTAGGGACCAAAGCCGATGTATTCCATTCCGATCGACCTGGAGACGACTTTAATTCGCGCGGAGACTGGCGAACCATATTGCAACAGCATGGTTGGCGCTTCGCTGGTTCCGGGAATGCGGACGCGGAGCATTGGACCCGACCGGGAAAGTCCAATGGATGCAGTGCAACCACCAACTATGAAAAGTCTGGTGTTCTCTATGTCTTTTCGCAAAATGCACATCCGTTCGAAGCGGACAAGGGGTACAGCAAGTTTCATGCTTATGCGCTGCTAGAGCACGGCGGTGATTTCACTGCTGCGGCACGTGATCTCGCCCGACAAGGGTATGGAAAGCGACCCACGGTCTTGCGAATACCACGCCGATCGACACCAGCGCCTTCGCGCTTACGGAGAAGATTTCGTTAG
- a CDS encoding tyrosine-type recombinase/integrase — protein sequence MPRAKKLPNGLWKRGDVYYARFSSNGRPIRKRLSSDYRAACELLNELKARADRADFGILDNDYSWADLKTEFLRWAKQQTRIAGEYESTLKKFEEYLKPQSIRHISQNYVMGFRQWRLGQKVTPRTVNKQVLVLNGMLNKAVEWGYIASNPIRGLKPLRHDRKKKERRSLTADEVATILQESPGFLRPVWLTFMTTGLRLKELVELRFRDVDLERRVAIVRPEISKNHQQREVPLCDEAVAIIRDLAAKALQRRPVEGITPDVTAKQTANFSQDHVFVSGANTPLRNNLLRHFYAICKKAGIRDAKRGGAVDIHALRVSFTTLAIENGADPKSVQEIIGHSSLHLTMNVYTRARSQAKRDVVNALPFAKATAPRDIISIEEAREGTA from the coding sequence ATGCCGAGAGCGAAGAAGCTTCCGAATGGATTATGGAAGCGTGGCGACGTTTATTACGCCCGCTTTTCTTCTAACGGCCGGCCGATTAGAAAGCGGCTATCGAGCGACTACCGAGCCGCCTGCGAGTTGCTCAACGAATTGAAAGCCAGAGCGGACCGAGCCGATTTTGGGATCTTGGATAACGATTATTCGTGGGCCGATCTAAAGACCGAATTCCTGCGTTGGGCGAAACAGCAGACGAGAATCGCCGGCGAATATGAATCGACGCTAAAGAAGTTTGAGGAATACCTGAAACCGCAATCGATTCGTCATATTTCTCAGAATTACGTGATGGGATTTCGGCAATGGAGGCTCGGCCAAAAGGTGACGCCGCGGACCGTAAATAAGCAGGTGCTGGTTCTAAACGGGATGCTCAACAAGGCGGTCGAGTGGGGCTACATCGCGTCTAATCCTATTCGCGGTCTAAAGCCGCTTCGCCACGACCGGAAGAAGAAGGAACGGCGTTCGCTGACTGCGGACGAGGTGGCAACGATCCTACAAGAGAGCCCAGGTTTTCTGCGGCCGGTTTGGCTGACATTCATGACGACAGGACTGCGGCTGAAGGAGTTGGTAGAGTTGCGATTTAGGGACGTAGACCTCGAGCGTCGCGTCGCGATTGTTCGGCCAGAAATTTCCAAGAACCATCAACAGCGGGAGGTGCCGCTCTGCGACGAAGCCGTCGCGATTATCCGCGATCTGGCCGCCAAAGCGTTGCAGCGTCGACCAGTCGAGGGAATCACGCCCGACGTGACCGCCAAACAGACGGCGAACTTCTCCCAAGACCATGTTTTCGTAAGCGGGGCGAATACGCCGTTGCGAAACAACCTGCTGCGGCACTTCTACGCGATTTGCAAAAAGGCTGGCATTAGAGATGCGAAACGAGGAGGGGCGGTTGATATTCACGCTCTACGAGTTTCCTTCACCACGCTGGCGATTGAAAATGGCGCCGATCCCAAATCGGTTCAAGAGATCATCGGGCATAGCTCACTTCACTTAACGATGAACGTCTACACCAGAGCGAGAAGCCAGGCGAAGCGCGACGTGGTAAACGCTCTTCCATTTGCCAAAGCGACGGCGCCCCGAGACATCATTTCGATCGAGGAAGCGAGGGAAGGAACGGCGTAA